The segment GCACACCACCATAGGATCTGACTTAGCAAGCCTCTTCAACCCTTCGACAAGCTTTGGAAGGTCAGAAGCTACCTTGCACTGCACTGCAACACGCACAACAGGCGAGACAGAGAACTTCATTGCTCTAATTGGATGGGCATCAACCTCCTTCTCATTAGTCAGAGTAGCATTCTTAGTGATGAACTGATCTAACCCAACCAAAGCCACTGTATTTCCACAGGGGACATCCTCAACTGATTCTTGTTTTTTACCCATCCAAATGACAGTCCTCTGGACACTTTTCGTATACAAGTCCTTCTTCTGACCAGGCACATAGTTAGGACCCATTATCCTAACCTTCATTCCTGTAGATACCTTCCCTGCAAAAACCCGACCAAAGGCAAAAAAACGCCCCTTGTCAGAGGCAGGAATCATCTTTGAAACATACAACATTAATGGTCCTTCAGGGTCACAATTTCTAATTGCAGTTGCATACACATCATCAAGAGGACCTTCATACAAGTTCTCTACACGATATCTCTGTGCTTTTGATGGAGATGGAAGATGGAAAATCATCATCTCAAGTAAAGCACTGCTCGCAGGTAGCCAGGTTTGCATAACACGTTTCATTAGGGCCTTCCCCGCTAGTTCCTTCTCATCACTTTTCATAACAACTCCCAGTTTCTGCAACATCGGCCATAACTTATCCTTCTGATCATtcatacaaatgtttataatctgcTTAATCGGTTCAtatataaactgaacaaaacctctTTTGCAAGTAGGAGCTCCTGTGTTCTTTGTTGTCCACTTTTTGGTACTTGGGTCAAAAAAGTTCTCACCCCACAGTCTTTCCATCATCTTGGCTTCATCAACTTTaaactttgaagcatacattttggcaaaatttgtcaaagtgaaagccCACCCATGCAGACCAGCTGAGAAAGCAACTGTACCTTTCTCTGGATAAACTTGGCAATCACCAAGAAGAGGATCTTCATAGGTAGCCATAATCACGTTTGCATTTTCAATCACTCTAAGAAATGTCTGATAAGCTTCCTCTCCTTCAACCTGCAACTCAAGGAAACATCTATCCATCTTGTTAACAGTAAGAACTGGCCTAATTCTTTCTCCAAGAGCCTGTCGAAGAACAGTCTCAGTCTGTACACAAACTCCTTCAATACAATCTACCACAACTAATGCACCATCTGTGATACGCAGGGCTGCTGTGACCTCAGAAGAGAAGTCAACGTGCCCTGGAGAATCAATCAGATTGATCAAATATTCATTCCCCATTCTCTCCCCCGTGAAACTCTTAAGAGACTCAGCTGTCATCTCATAATACAAGGAGATGCCTGTTGACTTAATGGTGATACCACGTTCAGCTTCATCTGCACGAGTATCAGTCATTCTAACATCACCGGCAACTTCTTGAGCAATGATACCAGCTGCTGCCACTAAAGAATCAGTAAGTGTAGACTTCCCTGCACAACAGCAAAAACAATGTCATTGAAAATCCAAATACTGGTTTTCTCCTTAATGTAACATTAAACCtaaatggaaaaatataaagtagcCCCTACCATGGTCGACATGGGCAATAACAGACATATTTCGAATATTATGTTTCAAGTCCATAATCCTACGAAGTTCTTCAGCTGTGAACTTCACCTGCAAATCACAGATAGTCACAGTGGataccaaagaaatattttttttctaaaatgcataacaaaGACAAATTTCTCTTCAATCTCTTTTTAAGTGAATCACGATAAATTGACATTACCATTTTTGCTGACTCTTATATTCACCAAAAGGCAATTTGATAGTATATCTGAAATCTGCAAAACAAATGAATACAATTAACCAAAACCTTCACAATACTTTCATCAgcaattaattaaaaaaacacaTATTATAAGCATATTGAGTAATTCAAAAAAGCAGACTGTGAGAACAAAACTGCAATTCAAAAACAACAGAGAATAGCCTGCAGATTTGTAATATGAAAAATCTTTAAACTAAGAAGGTTTAATCCTCAAATTTCCAATGGCAAACATTTTAGTAACTGTAACCAGCCGAAATTGTGTTATATTAAATCTGTATTTAACCAGAGATCTTGTGGTGCCTGTTGTTTAAAGTCAGCACACCTCAATTTCCAAATTTATGAACAAATGTTCAAGCTCGAATCTTGAAAGTATGAGAGGCCCCTCTAAGGTTTATTTAAAAAACGGTTAATCTTAGACAGTAAAGTGAGGCACATATTGCTAAGTACAAATTACAGTATTTAATTACAGCCTTTCTATTGATTTTGCATGTGCAGATGCACCACTATAAGCCATTTTGTTTTATCTTTAACATTGACAATTGACATTGAATTATCAATTA is part of the Cryptomeria japonica chromosome 10, Sugi_1.0, whole genome shotgun sequence genome and harbors:
- the LOC131050895 gene encoding elongation factor 2 — encoded protein: MVKFTAEELRRIMDLKHNIRNMSVIAHVDHGKSTLTDSLVAAAGIIAQEVAGDVRMTDTRADEAERGITIKSTGISLYYEMTAESLKSFTGERMGNEYLINLIDSPGHVDFSSEVTAALRITDGALVVVDCIEGVCVQTETVLRQALGERIRPVLTVNKMDRCFLELQVEGEEAYQTFLRVIENANVIMATYEDPLLGDCQVYPEKGTVAFSAGLHGWAFTLTNFAKMYASKFKVDEAKMMERLWGENFFDPSTKKWTTKNTGAPTCKRGFVQFIYEPIKQIINICMNDQKDKLWPMLQKLGVVMKSDEKELAGKALMKRVMQTWLPASSALLEMMIFHLPSPSKAQRYRVENLYEGPLDDVYATAIRNCDPEGPLMLYVSKMIPASDKGRFFAFGRVFAGKVSTGMKVRIMGPNYVPGQKKDLYTKSVQRTVIWMGKKQESVEDVPCGNTVALVGLDQFITKNATLTNEKEVDAHPIRAMKFSVSPVVRVAVQCKVASDLPKLVEGLKRLAKSDPMVVCTIEESGEHIIAGAGELHLEICLKDLQDDFMGGAEIVVSDPVVSFRETVLEKSVRTVMSKSPNKHNRLYFEARPLEEGLPEAIDDGRIGPRDDPKARAKILSEEFGWDKDLAKKIWCFGPETTGPNMVVDMCKGVQYLNEIKDSVVAAFQWASKEGALAEENMRGICFEVCDVVLHTDAIHRGGGQIIPTARRVMYASQLTAKPRLLEPVYLVEIQAPEQALGGIYGVLNQKRGHVFEEMQRPGTPLYNIKAYLPVIESFGFSGTLRAATSGQAFPQCVFDHWDMMGSDPLEHGTQAEKLVLDIRKRKGLKEQMTPLSEFEDKL